The following proteins are co-located in the Micromonospora viridifaciens genome:
- a CDS encoding GOLPH3/VPS74 family protein: MTGVALAEELLLLAYDDETGKATMPRISLDLGMAAAVLVELALAGRIAYVEGSLAVIDPAPTGEPIADEVLARIAADTPHTPSSWVQRLRHGLRDRILGDLCGRGVVRDVDETELGFIHVHRYPVVDVAVEADSRRRLTAALAGGQPPDERTAALATLVAVLRMEPTLGLTGEDARDAHRRLEEVAGNAGFAGTVSPDDSVVRPSVSLVVAALAQAVDAALGKRHP; the protein is encoded by the coding sequence GTGACTGGTGTTGCGCTCGCCGAAGAGCTGCTGCTCCTCGCCTACGACGACGAGACCGGCAAGGCGACGATGCCCCGGATCAGCCTCGACCTCGGGATGGCCGCCGCGGTGCTGGTCGAGCTGGCCCTGGCGGGCCGGATCGCGTACGTCGAGGGCTCCCTGGCGGTGATCGACCCGGCACCGACCGGCGAGCCGATCGCCGACGAGGTGCTCGCCCGGATCGCGGCCGACACCCCGCACACCCCGTCGTCCTGGGTGCAGCGGCTGCGCCACGGCCTGCGCGACCGGATCCTCGGCGACCTGTGCGGCCGGGGCGTGGTCCGGGACGTCGACGAGACCGAGCTGGGCTTCATCCACGTGCACCGGTACCCGGTGGTCGACGTCGCGGTGGAGGCGGACTCCCGGCGGCGGCTGACCGCGGCGCTGGCCGGCGGCCAACCTCCGGACGAACGGACCGCCGCGCTGGCCACCCTGGTTGCCGTGCTGCGGATGGAGCCGACGCTCGGCCTGACCGGCGAGGATGCCCGGGACGCTCACCGCCGGCTGGAGGAGGTCGCCGGGAACGCCGGCTTCGCCGGCACCGTCAGCCCCGACGACTCGGTCGTCCGCCCCTCCGTCAGCCTGGTGGTCGCCGCCCTCGCCCAGGCCGTCGACGCCGCCCTCGGCAAGCGCCACCCGTAA
- a CDS encoding serine/threonine-protein kinase, with protein sequence MTQIPTWSGGPVSPPTGRAAPGTTIGDRYSLRSPVGNGGMGTVWRATDTLLRRDVAVKEVVLPPGLAPSDRDAMYERTLREARAAAAIQHPAVVQVYDVVTEGGRPWIVMELLDARSLADMVIEDGPVAPRAVAKIGIALLGALEVAHAIGVLHRDVKPANVLICSDGRCVLTDFGVARMPTDVQLTTPGMVLGSPHFISPERAMGQDFGPPSDLFSLGVTLYTAVEGRPPFDKGDPIETMHAVVEDPPATPQRSGPLTRVLMGLLEKDPARRLDVHTARGMLRELLAGPLTSNATAVHSVTDPYAVVPVQRPATPPAIAAEPKPTGQIGGRAMLAPGESLTDRLAALRRGERPEPAPAPAAAALDETSADALAGSLHTPTGAMPMPAAAPEATQRISPDATQPLATGHPKPTQPLGVSQADATQPVYAPGPGTTQPVYGHGPDATQPVYAPGPGTTQPVYGPGPDATQPVYGRGADTTQPVYAGNQWSVPGTGQPWATPASAPAPAPAGGGALGTARSVGNQLVSTVKGWPRKVQLAAAGGVAVLLLLITVIALNSGDETVPPVAGPTPTVTVEAPPVEMQEQTVKGITIKVPKGWKRQTGGVFVDYVDPEDSGRKVRILAEGWSGSSISWAEFASRNLRDKSKSCAKPYEELAMSEPDLAGKPAAEFEYTCGEGDSKRHGVWRGVVQDGKVYSFYLTSNDADFAASKPIFDEMVRSFQLAQSN encoded by the coding sequence GTGACTCAGATCCCGACGTGGAGCGGCGGACCAGTCAGTCCCCCCACTGGACGCGCGGCACCCGGCACGACCATTGGCGATCGTTACTCCCTGCGCTCCCCGGTGGGGAACGGCGGCATGGGCACGGTGTGGCGTGCCACCGACACGTTGCTGCGCCGCGACGTGGCGGTCAAGGAGGTCGTCCTCCCTCCGGGGCTGGCCCCCAGCGACCGTGACGCGATGTACGAACGGACCCTCCGGGAGGCCCGCGCCGCCGCCGCGATCCAGCACCCGGCGGTGGTCCAGGTCTACGACGTGGTCACCGAGGGTGGCCGCCCGTGGATCGTGATGGAGCTGCTGGACGCACGCAGCCTGGCCGACATGGTGATCGAGGACGGGCCGGTGGCGCCCCGCGCGGTCGCCAAGATCGGCATCGCGCTGCTCGGCGCCCTGGAGGTGGCGCACGCGATCGGTGTGCTGCACCGCGACGTCAAGCCGGCCAACGTGCTCATCTGCTCCGACGGCCGCTGCGTGCTGACCGACTTCGGCGTCGCCCGGATGCCCACCGACGTCCAGCTCACCACGCCCGGCATGGTGCTCGGGTCGCCGCACTTCATCTCGCCGGAGCGGGCGATGGGCCAGGACTTCGGCCCGCCGAGCGACCTCTTCTCGCTCGGCGTCACGCTCTACACCGCCGTCGAGGGGCGCCCCCCGTTCGACAAGGGCGACCCGATCGAGACCATGCACGCGGTGGTCGAGGACCCGCCGGCCACCCCGCAGCGGAGCGGCCCGCTGACCCGCGTGCTGATGGGCCTGTTGGAGAAGGACCCGGCCCGGCGGCTGGACGTGCACACCGCTCGGGGCATGCTGCGTGAGCTGCTCGCCGGCCCGCTGACCAGCAACGCCACCGCGGTCCACTCGGTCACCGACCCGTACGCGGTGGTGCCGGTGCAGCGGCCGGCGACGCCGCCGGCGATCGCCGCCGAGCCGAAGCCGACCGGCCAGATCGGCGGGCGGGCCATGCTCGCCCCCGGCGAGTCGCTGACCGACCGGCTCGCCGCCCTGCGCCGCGGCGAGCGCCCCGAACCGGCGCCGGCCCCGGCCGCCGCGGCGCTCGACGAGACCAGCGCGGACGCGCTGGCCGGCTCACTGCACACCCCCACCGGCGCGATGCCCATGCCGGCAGCCGCCCCGGAGGCCACCCAGCGGATCTCGCCTGACGCCACCCAGCCGCTGGCGACCGGCCACCCGAAGCCCACCCAGCCCCTCGGCGTCAGCCAGGCGGACGCCACCCAGCCGGTCTACGCGCCCGGCCCCGGAACCACCCAGCCGGTCTACGGCCACGGTCCCGATGCCACGCAGCCGGTCTACGCGCCCGGCCCCGGCACCACGCAGCCGGTCTACGGGCCCGGCCCCGATGCCACCCAGCCGGTCTACGGCCGCGGCGCCGACACCACCCAGCCGGTCTACGCCGGCAACCAGTGGTCGGTGCCCGGCACCGGGCAGCCGTGGGCCACCCCGGCTTCGGCCCCGGCCCCGGCGCCGGCTGGCGGCGGCGCGCTCGGCACGGCCCGCAGCGTCGGCAACCAGCTCGTCAGCACCGTCAAGGGCTGGCCGCGCAAGGTGCAGCTCGCGGCGGCCGGCGGAGTGGCCGTGCTGCTACTGCTGATCACCGTGATCGCCCTCAACAGCGGCGACGAGACCGTCCCCCCGGTCGCGGGCCCGACGCCCACCGTCACCGTCGAGGCCCCGCCGGTGGAGATGCAGGAGCAGACCGTCAAGGGCATCACGATCAAGGTGCCCAAGGGCTGGAAACGGCAGACCGGCGGCGTGTTCGTCGACTACGTCGACCCCGAGGACAGCGGGCGCAAGGTCCGCATCCTCGCCGAGGGTTGGAGCGGCAGCTCGATCAGTTGGGCGGAGTTCGCCTCCCGCAACCTCCGTGACAAGAGCAAGTCGTGCGCGAAGCCGTACGAGGAGCTCGCGATGTCGGAGCCGGACCTGGCCGGCAAACCGGCGGCGGAGTTTGAGTACACCTGTGGCGAGGGCGACTCGAAGCGGCACGGTGTGTGGCGCGGCGTGGTCCAGGACGGCAAGGTCTACTCGTTCTACCTGACGTCGAACGACGCCGACTTCGCGGCGAGCAAGCCGATCTTCGACGAGATGGTCCGGTCGTTCCAGCTGGCGCAGAGCAACTGA
- a CDS encoding amidohydrolase, protein MTSALTLPPTGGPLASPWPEAPSGSQPLPFELDQLLALRVPGLIATRRHIHSHPELSGEEFETAALIHRELTLAGLKPRLLPKGNGVLCDIDGRPDGPVIALRADIDALPLTDPKDVPYRSTVDGVCHACGHDVHTTVMLGVGMLLAQLADLGQLDGRVRLIFQPAEEILPCGSLEVIEAGGLDDVVQIFAVHCDPNLPVGRVGLRVGPITAAADNVTVRLSGPGGHTARPHLTVDLVDALGRLVTEVPALVSRRVPANSGLLLVFGHASAGTRYNVIPSEACAAGTLRVMDRDTWDQAPKIVAQVVRDVIAPTGATVDLEYLRGRPPVTNDARAIGVLTAATAAALGPEGIAETPQSMGGEDFSWYLEHVPGALARLGVGRNGPNVDLHRASFDPDERAIPVGVRLMVQTALRALAAAR, encoded by the coding sequence GTGACGAGTGCGTTGACGCTGCCTCCTACCGGCGGCCCGCTGGCGTCGCCCTGGCCGGAGGCGCCATCCGGATCCCAGCCCCTGCCTTTCGAGCTCGACCAGTTGCTGGCCCTCCGGGTACCCGGCCTCATCGCCACCCGCCGTCACATCCACTCACATCCGGAGCTCTCCGGCGAGGAGTTCGAGACGGCCGCCCTGATCCACCGGGAACTCACCCTCGCCGGGCTGAAGCCGCGCCTGCTGCCCAAAGGCAACGGTGTCCTCTGCGACATCGACGGGCGGCCCGACGGGCCGGTGATCGCGCTCCGCGCCGACATCGACGCCCTCCCGCTGACCGATCCCAAGGACGTGCCGTACCGGTCCACCGTGGACGGCGTCTGCCACGCCTGCGGGCACGACGTGCACACCACCGTGATGCTCGGCGTGGGCATGCTGCTCGCCCAGCTCGCCGACCTTGGCCAGCTCGACGGCCGGGTCCGGCTCATCTTCCAGCCGGCCGAGGAGATCCTGCCCTGCGGCTCGCTGGAGGTCATCGAGGCCGGGGGCCTGGACGACGTGGTGCAGATCTTCGCCGTCCACTGCGACCCGAACCTGCCGGTCGGCCGGGTCGGCCTACGGGTCGGCCCGATCACCGCCGCCGCCGACAACGTCACCGTCCGGCTCAGCGGCCCGGGTGGGCACACCGCGCGCCCGCACCTCACGGTCGACCTGGTCGACGCGCTCGGCCGGCTGGTCACCGAGGTGCCCGCCCTGGTCAGCCGCCGGGTGCCGGCCAACAGCGGGCTGCTGCTGGTGTTCGGCCACGCCTCGGCCGGCACCCGCTACAACGTCATTCCCTCCGAGGCCTGCGCCGCCGGCACCCTGCGCGTGATGGACCGCGACACCTGGGACCAGGCGCCGAAGATCGTGGCCCAGGTGGTCCGGGACGTCATCGCGCCCACCGGCGCCACCGTCGACCTGGAGTACCTGCGTGGCCGGCCGCCGGTCACCAACGATGCCCGGGCCATCGGCGTGCTCACCGCCGCCACCGCCGCGGCCCTCGGCCCCGAGGGGATCGCGGAGACGCCGCAGAGCATGGGCGGCGAGGACTTCTCCTGGTATCTGGAGCACGTGCCGGGCGCGCTCGCCCGCCTCGGCGTCGGCCGGAACGGGCCCAACGTGGACCTGCACCGGGCCTCGTTCGACCCCGACGAGCGCGCCATCCCGGTCGGCGTACGCCTCATGGTCCAGACCGCGCTGCGGGCACTGGCGGCGGCGCGCTAG
- a CDS encoding GNAT family N-acetyltransferase, with protein sequence MTLPAGWTARRPTLDDVPAILKVVHAADIFAVGYPDFDAEDVDSVLTAPFFDPARDSWLVTDPDGTAVAWAILNNPTGVGREFVDVLVDPERGADLRAPLLARQLDRVAERAAERGLPALTVRCGVFAPETRWAAELAGAGFTRVKRYIRMSRSLADLPAEPAPPAGVTIRPLYAGDEADLRLFHRIFDAAFRDTPDYEPLGFDQWRELLPSYGKVWDEWFVAEVDGEPAGALQSSDQALDHDMGWVRTLSVLPAYRRRGVGAALLRRAFAVYAAKGRASAGLGVDLANPTTPVTLYRSVGLREKRWTDVYERTVNAARSVG encoded by the coding sequence GTGACCCTCCCCGCCGGCTGGACCGCCCGCCGCCCCACCCTCGACGACGTGCCTGCGATCCTGAAGGTGGTGCACGCCGCCGACATCTTCGCTGTCGGCTACCCGGATTTCGACGCCGAGGACGTCGACTCCGTGCTGACCGCCCCCTTCTTCGACCCGGCCCGGGACTCGTGGCTGGTCACCGACCCGGACGGCACCGCGGTCGCCTGGGCGATCCTCAACAACCCGACCGGGGTCGGCCGCGAGTTCGTCGACGTCCTCGTCGACCCGGAGCGCGGCGCCGACCTGCGTGCGCCGCTGCTGGCCCGGCAACTCGACCGGGTCGCCGAGCGGGCGGCCGAGCGGGGGCTGCCGGCGCTGACCGTGCGCTGCGGGGTCTTCGCCCCGGAGACCCGCTGGGCGGCCGAGCTGGCCGGGGCCGGCTTCACCCGGGTCAAGCGGTACATCCGGATGAGCCGCTCCCTCGCCGACCTGCCGGCCGAACCGGCCCCGCCGGCCGGGGTGACCATCCGCCCGCTGTACGCCGGCGACGAGGCCGACCTGCGCCTGTTCCACCGGATCTTCGACGCCGCGTTCCGGGACACCCCGGACTACGAGCCGCTCGGCTTCGACCAGTGGCGGGAGCTGCTCCCGTCGTACGGCAAGGTCTGGGACGAGTGGTTCGTCGCCGAGGTGGACGGGGAGCCGGCCGGCGCCCTCCAGTCCTCCGACCAGGCCCTCGATCACGACATGGGCTGGGTACGCACGCTGTCGGTGCTGCCCGCGTACCGGCGGCGCGGGGTGGGCGCGGCGCTGCTGCGGCGGGCGTTCGCGGTCTACGCGGCCAAGGGGCGGGCTTCCGCCGGGCTCGGCGTCGACCTGGCCAACCCGACCACCCCGGTGACCCTCTACCGCTCAGTGGGGCTGCGCGAGAAGCGCTGGACCGACGTGTACGAGCGAACGGTCAACGCCGCCCGGAGTGTGGGATAG
- a CDS encoding acyl-CoA mutase large subunit family protein: MSERRSSESGFPIKGVYTADDLPGGLTERLGAPGEYPYTRGVYPTMYTSRPWTMRQYAGFGTATESNARYHQLLRAGTMGLSVAFDLPTQMGYDSDDPIAHGEVGKVGVAIDSIEDMRLLFDGIPLDKVSTSMTINAPGSVLLLLYQLVAEESGVSGSALNGTIQNDILKEYIARGTYIFPPKPSLRLVADTFAYCRAEVPKWNTISISGYHMAEAGASPVQEIAFTLANGVEYVRAALAAGLAVDDFAPRLSFFFVARTTLLEEVAKFRAARRIWARLMRDEFGAKNPKSMMLRFHTQTAGVQLTAQQPEVNLVRVAVQGLGAVLGGTQSLHTNSFDEAIALPTEKAARLALRTQQVLAYETDLTATVDPFAGSYVVEAMTAEIEAAADALMQRVFDHGSAVDAIEAGFQKREIEQSAYRIAQEIDSGERVVVGLNRFQIDEEEPYEPLRVDPAIEAAQAERLAKLRAERDADAVERALAELRAAAQGTGNVLYPMREALRARATIGEVCGTLREVWGTYRPSDRF; encoded by the coding sequence ATGAGCGAACGGCGGTCGAGCGAGTCCGGTTTCCCGATCAAGGGCGTCTACACGGCGGACGACCTGCCCGGCGGGCTGACCGAGCGGCTGGGCGCCCCGGGCGAGTACCCGTACACCCGCGGGGTCTACCCGACGATGTACACCTCCCGGCCGTGGACCATGCGGCAATACGCGGGCTTCGGCACCGCCACCGAGTCCAACGCGCGCTACCACCAGCTGCTGCGCGCCGGCACCATGGGCCTGTCGGTCGCCTTCGACCTGCCCACCCAGATGGGGTACGACTCCGACGACCCGATCGCGCACGGTGAGGTGGGCAAGGTCGGCGTGGCCATCGACTCGATCGAGGACATGCGGCTGCTCTTCGACGGCATCCCGCTGGACAAGGTCTCCACCTCGATGACCATCAACGCGCCCGGCTCGGTGCTGCTCCTGCTCTACCAGCTCGTGGCCGAGGAGTCCGGGGTGTCGGGCAGCGCGCTCAACGGCACCATCCAGAACGACATCCTCAAGGAGTACATCGCCCGGGGGACGTACATCTTCCCGCCGAAGCCCTCGCTGCGGCTGGTGGCCGACACCTTCGCGTACTGCCGGGCCGAGGTGCCGAAGTGGAACACCATCTCCATCTCCGGCTACCACATGGCCGAGGCGGGCGCCTCTCCCGTGCAGGAGATCGCGTTCACGCTGGCCAACGGCGTGGAGTACGTCCGCGCCGCGCTCGCCGCCGGGCTGGCCGTGGACGACTTCGCGCCCCGGCTGTCGTTCTTCTTCGTCGCCCGGACCACCCTGCTGGAGGAGGTCGCCAAGTTCCGGGCGGCCCGGCGGATCTGGGCCCGGCTGATGCGCGACGAGTTCGGGGCGAAGAACCCGAAGTCGATGATGCTGCGGTTCCACACCCAGACCGCGGGCGTGCAGCTCACCGCCCAGCAGCCGGAGGTGAACCTGGTCCGGGTGGCGGTCCAGGGCCTCGGCGCGGTGCTCGGCGGCACCCAGTCGCTGCACACCAACAGCTTCGACGAGGCGATCGCCCTGCCGACCGAGAAGGCGGCCCGGCTGGCGCTGCGGACCCAGCAGGTGCTGGCGTACGAGACGGACCTGACCGCGACCGTGGACCCGTTCGCCGGGTCGTACGTGGTGGAGGCGATGACCGCCGAGATCGAGGCGGCCGCGGACGCGTTGATGCAGCGGGTCTTCGACCACGGCTCGGCGGTGGACGCGATCGAGGCCGGCTTCCAGAAGCGGGAGATCGAGCAGTCCGCGTACCGGATCGCCCAGGAGATCGACTCGGGTGAGCGGGTGGTGGTCGGGCTCAACCGGTTCCAGATCGACGAGGAGGAGCCGTACGAGCCGCTGCGGGTGGACCCGGCGATCGAGGCCGCCCAGGCCGAGCGGCTGGCGAAGCTGCGCGCCGAGCGGGACGCCGACGCGGTCGAGCGGGCCCTCGCGGAGTTGCGCGCCGCCGCCCAGGGCACCGGTAACGTCCTCTACCCGATGAGGGAGGCACTGCGGGCCAGGGCCACCATCGGCGAGGTGTGCGGGACCCTGCGTGAGGTGTGGGGGACGTACCGGCCGAGCGACCGGTTCTGA
- a CDS encoding DUF4349 domain-containing protein, which translates to MRVRGGRRRALALAAVGLVAVLVAGACGADSGRNDSTSAARPAVGGADAAGGAAKAEAGVDQDKAAAGGSGAADLRVDQRSIIYTGTMQVRVDDVDRAAREATARVREAGGFVGGDQRTSGSADARAELTLRVPADRFTAVIDGLAGLGKQERREIRTEDVTEETVDLDARIATQRARVDSARKLLARATSINDLVTLENEVGRREADLASLEAKKRRLADLTALSTITVAFVGPQAATVEPDDDLGFLVGLRGGWSAFLSSATVALTVLGAVLPFALLIGVPVGLLIWLARRRRARRAPPAGPAPSVPGPAGPVGGPTPSAPPPVPAARSGP; encoded by the coding sequence ATGAGAGTACGAGGAGGACGGCGTCGAGCCCTGGCGCTGGCGGCGGTGGGACTGGTGGCGGTGCTGGTCGCGGGGGCCTGCGGCGCCGACAGCGGAAGGAACGACAGCACCTCCGCGGCAAGGCCCGCCGTGGGCGGGGCCGACGCCGCGGGTGGCGCCGCCAAGGCGGAAGCCGGCGTCGACCAGGACAAGGCCGCGGCGGGCGGGTCGGGCGCGGCCGACCTGCGGGTGGACCAGCGGTCGATCATCTACACCGGAACGATGCAGGTCCGGGTGGACGACGTGGACCGGGCAGCCCGCGAGGCGACCGCCCGGGTACGCGAGGCGGGTGGATTCGTCGGTGGCGACCAGCGGACCAGCGGGTCGGCGGACGCCCGGGCCGAGCTGACGCTGCGGGTGCCGGCCGACCGGTTCACCGCGGTCATCGACGGGCTCGCCGGGCTCGGCAAGCAGGAACGACGCGAGATCCGCACCGAGGACGTCACCGAGGAGACCGTCGACCTGGACGCCCGGATCGCCACCCAGCGGGCCCGGGTGGACAGCGCCCGGAAGCTGCTGGCCCGGGCCACCTCGATCAACGACCTGGTCACGCTGGAGAACGAGGTGGGCCGGCGGGAGGCCGACCTCGCGTCGCTGGAGGCGAAGAAGCGCCGGCTCGCCGACCTGACCGCGCTCTCCACGATCACCGTGGCCTTTGTCGGCCCCCAGGCCGCGACCGTCGAGCCCGACGACGACCTGGGCTTCCTGGTCGGGCTGCGGGGCGGCTGGTCGGCGTTCCTGAGCTCGGCGACCGTGGCCCTCACCGTGCTGGGCGCGGTGCTGCCGTTCGCCCTGTTGATCGGCGTACCGGTGGGGCTGCTGATCTGGCTGGCCCGGCGCCGACGGGCGCGGCGGGCACCGCCGGCCGGTCCGGCGCCGTCGGTGCCGGGACCGGCCGGGCCGGTGGGTGGTCCGACGCCTAGCGCGCCGCCGCCAGTGCCCGCAGCGCGGTCTGGACCATGA
- a CDS encoding SCO6745 family protein: MTPEQVAAASKPLVLELGETFSRRPATLRRARLLGISGWAFYITGRAGALGDVRAETVAAALGFIAPEAVADGWDAAARTVRPLEVAEANLAECCRWGVEQLSDAPQVPRLAGLLQRAVEAADGSGMPLFAAWRSMPVPDRSPGARAAVGLLVLREHFAGAYLLAIRAAGMTPLEAVLAGPEGKAGAAACGWSPPYPPVGPLVRRRLWAEAVTDRLAATAFRALAPGEAAELLNLLTAARLHLRGG; the protein is encoded by the coding sequence ATGACTCCCGAGCAGGTCGCCGCCGCCAGCAAGCCGCTGGTGCTGGAGCTCGGGGAGACCTTCTCCCGCCGCCCGGCGACGCTGCGCCGGGCGCGGCTGCTGGGCATCTCCGGCTGGGCGTTCTACATCACCGGCCGGGCCGGGGCGCTCGGTGACGTCCGTGCCGAGACGGTCGCCGCCGCGCTCGGCTTCATCGCTCCGGAAGCGGTCGCCGACGGCTGGGACGCCGCCGCCCGTACGGTCCGCCCGCTCGAGGTGGCCGAGGCGAACCTGGCCGAGTGCTGCCGGTGGGGCGTCGAGCAGTTGAGCGACGCACCGCAGGTGCCCCGCCTGGCCGGCCTGCTGCAGCGTGCGGTCGAGGCGGCGGACGGCAGCGGGATGCCGCTCTTCGCGGCGTGGCGGTCGATGCCGGTCCCGGACCGCTCGCCGGGCGCGCGGGCGGCCGTCGGGCTGCTGGTGCTCCGCGAGCACTTCGCCGGGGCGTACCTGCTGGCCATCCGGGCGGCCGGGATGACCCCGCTGGAGGCGGTGCTGGCCGGGCCGGAGGGGAAGGCGGGAGCCGCCGCCTGCGGCTGGTCGCCGCCGTACCCGCCGGTCGGGCCGCTGGTACGGCGGCGGCTCTGGGCCGAGGCGGTGACCGATCGGCTGGCCGCGACCGCGTTCCGGGCGCTCGCCCCCGGTGAGGCGGCGGAGTTGCTCAACCTGCTCACCGCCGCCCGGCTGCACCTACGCGGCGGATAA
- a CDS encoding MBL fold metallo-hydrolase: protein MQVTKYSHSCVRLEHDGGVVVVDPGVYSEPEALDGADAVLITHEHPDHVNVEALTRALERRPFPVNGPASLAGVLGDAAEALVVVAPGESFTAAGVPVRAYGGQHAVIHPDIPVIQNLGYVFNDVVYHPGDSLVVPDDIQVDTLFAPIHAPWSKFSEVVDFIRAVAPRRAFALHDGLLNTNGFGVLDRQYTALSKTEYRRLEPGTRIDV, encoded by the coding sequence ATGCAGGTCACCAAGTACAGCCACTCCTGTGTCCGGCTGGAGCACGACGGGGGAGTGGTCGTGGTGGACCCCGGGGTCTACAGCGAGCCGGAGGCGCTGGACGGGGCGGACGCGGTGCTGATCACCCACGAGCACCCGGACCACGTGAACGTCGAGGCGCTGACCCGAGCGCTGGAGCGACGCCCGTTCCCCGTCAACGGCCCGGCCTCGCTCGCCGGCGTCCTCGGTGACGCCGCAGAGGCGCTCGTCGTGGTCGCGCCCGGCGAGTCGTTCACCGCCGCCGGCGTCCCGGTCCGCGCGTACGGCGGGCAGCACGCCGTCATCCACCCCGACATCCCCGTCATCCAGAACCTGGGCTACGTGTTCAACGACGTCGTCTACCACCCGGGCGACTCCCTGGTCGTCCCCGACGACATCCAGGTCGACACCCTCTTCGCCCCGATCCACGCGCCCTGGTCGAAGTTCTCCGAGGTGGTCGACTTCATCCGGGCCGTGGCCCCGCGCCGCGCCTTCGCGCTGCACGACGGGCTGCTCAACACCAACGGCTTCGGCGTGCTCGACCGGCAGTACACCGCGCTGTCCAAGACCGAGTACCGCCGTCTCGAACCGGGCACCCGGATCGACGTCTGA
- a CDS encoding phospho-sugar mutase, with protein MAADTTDLDELREQARRWLDDDPDPASRDELRAVLDGLPGSAPELADRFAGPLTFGTAGLRGPLRAGPNGMNLAVVTQAAAGLVAWLAEQGGAGPLVIGYDARYGSRAFAERTAQVATGAGRPALLLPRPLPTPVLAYAVRHLGAVAGVMVTASHNPPQDNGYKVYLGAQLGGELGAGAQIVPPADAGIEAAIRSVGPLAKVPLGPAGEVLGDDLVAAYVERAAAVVDPTGPRDLKVAYTPLHGVGAAVLTAAFSRAGFPTPGLVPDQAEPDPAFPTVNFPNPEEPGAVDKLVALAGATGADLAIANDPDADRCAVAVPDGSAWRMLRGDEVGALLADHLMRRGVTGLYATTIVSSSLLRAMCAARGLPYDETLTGFKWIVRAGGGTQPLVFGYEEALGYCVAPEHVRDKDGITAALTVAELAAGLKAEGRTLTDRLDELAAEFGVHHTDQLSVRVDDLREIAGMMARIRANTPGTLLGHPLTEVKDLLPGADVVILRTDTARVVIRPSGTEPKLKAYLEVVEPVADGDVPAARARAATAVSALRTEIATALGL; from the coding sequence ATGGCGGCGGATACCACTGACCTTGACGAACTTCGCGAGCAGGCCCGGCGGTGGCTCGACGACGACCCCGACCCGGCCAGCCGGGACGAGCTGCGCGCGGTCCTGGACGGGCTGCCGGGCAGCGCCCCGGAGCTGGCCGACCGGTTCGCCGGGCCGCTGACCTTCGGCACCGCCGGGCTGCGCGGCCCGCTGCGCGCCGGCCCGAACGGGATGAACCTCGCGGTGGTCACCCAGGCCGCCGCCGGGCTGGTCGCCTGGCTCGCCGAGCAGGGCGGTGCGGGTCCGCTGGTCATCGGGTACGACGCCCGGTACGGCTCACGAGCCTTCGCCGAGCGCACCGCCCAGGTCGCCACCGGCGCGGGTCGCCCGGCCCTGCTGCTGCCCCGCCCGCTGCCCACCCCGGTGCTGGCGTACGCGGTGCGGCACCTCGGCGCGGTGGCCGGCGTGATGGTCACCGCCAGCCACAACCCGCCGCAGGACAACGGCTACAAGGTCTACCTCGGCGCGCAGCTCGGCGGGGAGCTCGGGGCGGGCGCGCAGATCGTGCCGCCGGCCGACGCCGGCATCGAGGCCGCCATCCGGTCGGTCGGCCCGCTGGCGAAGGTGCCGCTCGGTCCGGCCGGCGAGGTGCTCGGCGACGACCTGGTCGCCGCGTACGTGGAGCGCGCCGCCGCCGTGGTCGATCCGACCGGTCCGCGCGACCTGAAGGTGGCGTACACCCCGCTGCACGGCGTGGGGGCGGCCGTGCTGACCGCCGCCTTCTCCCGGGCCGGCTTCCCGACCCCCGGCCTGGTGCCGGACCAGGCCGAGCCGGATCCCGCCTTCCCGACGGTCAACTTCCCCAACCCGGAGGAGCCGGGCGCGGTGGACAAGCTGGTCGCGCTGGCCGGCGCGACGGGCGCGGACCTCGCCATCGCCAACGACCCGGACGCGGACCGGTGCGCGGTCGCCGTCCCGGACGGCAGCGCCTGGCGGATGCTGCGCGGCGACGAGGTGGGCGCGCTGCTCGCCGACCACCTGATGCGACGCGGGGTCACCGGCCTGTACGCGACCACCATCGTGTCGTCGTCGCTGCTGCGTGCCATGTGCGCGGCCCGGGGCCTGCCGTACGACGAGACGCTGACCGGGTTCAAGTGGATCGTCCGGGCCGGTGGGGGGACCCAGCCGCTGGTCTTCGGCTACGAGGAGGCGCTCGGCTACTGCGTCGCGCCGGAGCACGTACGCGACAAGGACGGGATCACCGCCGCGCTGACCGTCGCCGAGCTGGCGGCCGGCCTGAAGGCCGAGGGCCGTACGCTCACCGACCGGCTGGACGAGCTGGCCGCCGAGTTCGGCGTGCACCACACCGACCAACTGTCGGTGCGGGTCGACGACCTGCGGGAGATCGCCGGCATGATGGCGCGGATCCGGGCCAACACCCCGGGCACCCTGCTCGGGCACCCGCTGACCGAGGTCAAGGATCTGCTTCCCGGTGCCGACGTGGTGATCCTGCGCACCGACACGGCCCGGGTGGTGATCCGCCCGTCCGGCACCGAGCCGAAGCTCAAGGCGTACCTGGAGGTGGTGGAGCCGGTCGCCGACGGGGACGTGCCCGCGGCCCGCGCCCGCGCGGCGACCGCCGTGTCGGCCCTCCGCACCGAGATCGCCACCGCCCTCGGCCTGTAG